One Dunckerocampus dactyliophorus isolate RoL2022-P2 chromosome 18, RoL_Ddac_1.1, whole genome shotgun sequence genomic region harbors:
- the arl16 gene encoding ADP-ribosylation factor-like protein 16, translating into MSSNGVCLLLGATGVGKTLLLKRLQKLSLHGSGEVDAPPHTLPTVGTNLTDLTLKRKKLTVRELGGCMGPIWPSYYKDCSSVMFVVDSANIAQVSSSCIQLLSVLSAEPLHNASVLILFNKRDMPCTMSLVEIKSLFRLDDIVASAPQPVTTLEVSARSGMGLQEVLSWLESVAVHSKWP; encoded by the exons ATGAGCAGCAATGGCGTATGTTTGCTCCTTGGAGCTACTGGCGTCGGAAAAACCCTCTTGTTAAAACGTCTACAAAA GCTCAGTCTGCATGGATCTGGTGAAGTGGACGCCCCTCCACATACTCTGCCAACc GTGGGAACCAACCTGACGGACCTGACCCTGAAGAGAAAGAAACTGACAGTGCGTGAGCTTGGTGGCTGCATGGGCCCAATATGGCCCAGTTACTACAAGGATTGCTCATCTGTCATG TTTGTGGTGGACTCAGCCAACATTGCTCAGGTGTCGTCTTCATGTATCCAGCTGTTGTCTGTGCTCTCTGCTGAGCCTCTGCATAATGCATCAGTGCTTATACTCTTCAACAAAAg GGATATGCCTTGCACGATGAGTCTGGTGGAGATCAAGTCCCTTTTCCGATTGGATGACATTGTTGCCTCCGCTCCTCAGCCTGTCACGACGCTGGAGGTCAGTGCCCGCTCTGGAATGGGACTCCAGGAGGTGTTGAGCTGGCTGGAATCAGTCGCCGTGCACAGTAAATGGCCATAA